A section of the Burkholderia mallei ATCC 23344 genome encodes:
- a CDS encoding GDP-mannose 4,6-dehydratase, with amino-acid sequence MAKRVLITGITGMVGSHLADFLLENTDWEIYGLCRWRSPLDNVSHLLPRINEKNRIRLVYGDLRDYLSIHEAVKQSTPDFVFHLAAQSYPKTSFDSPLDTLETNVQGTANVLEALRKNNIDAVTHVCASSEVFGRVPREKLPIDEECTFHPASPYAISKVGTDLIGRYYAEAYNMTVMTTRMFTHTGPRRGDVFAESTFAKQIAMIERGLIPPVVKTGNLDSLRTFADVRDAVRAYYMLVTINPIPGAYYNIGGTYSCTVGQMLDTLISMSTSKDVIRVETDPERLRPIDADLQVPNTRKFEAVTGWKPEISFEKTMEDLLNYWRARISAGEKFLTR; translated from the coding sequence ATGGCAAAGCGTGTTTTGATTACGGGTATTACGGGGATGGTGGGGTCGCATCTGGCCGACTTTCTGCTGGAGAATACGGATTGGGAAATCTACGGCCTGTGCCGTTGGCGCAGCCCGCTCGACAACGTTTCTCACCTGCTTCCGCGTATCAACGAGAAGAACAGGATCCGCCTGGTGTACGGCGATTTGCGCGATTACCTCTCTATTCACGAGGCCGTCAAGCAGTCGACGCCCGATTTCGTGTTCCACCTGGCCGCGCAAAGCTACCCGAAAACCAGCTTCGATTCGCCGCTCGACACGCTGGAGACCAACGTCCAGGGAACGGCCAACGTGCTGGAAGCGCTGCGCAAGAACAACATCGACGCCGTCACGCATGTTTGCGCGTCGTCCGAAGTGTTCGGGCGGGTGCCCCGCGAAAAGTTGCCGATCGATGAAGAGTGCACGTTCCATCCGGCATCGCCGTATGCCATCTCCAAGGTGGGTACGGACCTGATCGGCCGGTACTATGCCGAAGCGTACAACATGACCGTGATGACCACGCGGATGTTCACGCATACCGGCCCGCGTCGTGGCGACGTGTTTGCCGAATCGACGTTTGCCAAGCAGATCGCGATGATCGAGCGCGGGCTGATTCCGCCGGTCGTGAAGACTGGCAACCTCGACTCGCTGCGCACGTTTGCCGACGTACGAGATGCGGTACGCGCGTATTACATGCTCGTGACGATCAACCCGATTCCGGGCGCCTATTACAACATTGGCGGCACGTATTCCTGCACGGTCGGCCAGATGCTCGACACGCTGATCTCCATGTCGACTTCCAAGGACGTCATCCGCGTCGAGACGGATCCGGAGCGGCTGCGCCCGATCGATGCGGATCTGCAAGTTCCGAACACGCGGAAATTCGAGGCCGTCACCGGTTGGAAGCCCGAGATTTCGTTCGAGAAGACCATGGAAGATCTGCTGAATTACTGGCGCGCCCGGATTTCCGCCGGCGAGAAGTTCTTGACCCGATAG
- a CDS encoding NAD-dependent epimerase/dehydratase family protein: MKVFLVGSTGYIGKTLFDACSRRWRTLGTSTRDGADIVFSLARAEAFPYEQVSAGDVVAVAAAISSPDACAKDYETAFQVNVTGTLTLIRGVVARGARVIFFSSDTVYGASEQLLSEEAELTPAGAYGAMKRRVEAELGENAAVKVIRLSYVFSLRDRFTQYLLGCAKEGKRADIFKPFSRCVVYLSDVVEGVVSLIERWDAIDERVINFVGPELVAREDFVEKIRNLAAPELDYGFSEPEGDFFVNRPRIINVSSARFEKLLGRRPRSLGEAINLELSN, encoded by the coding sequence ATGAAGGTATTTCTGGTGGGCAGCACGGGCTACATCGGCAAGACATTGTTCGATGCATGCAGCCGGCGCTGGAGAACGCTGGGAACTTCGACGCGCGATGGCGCCGACATCGTTTTCTCGTTGGCCCGCGCCGAGGCGTTTCCATACGAACAAGTGAGCGCGGGAGACGTTGTTGCAGTCGCCGCGGCCATATCGTCTCCGGACGCGTGTGCAAAGGATTATGAGACGGCATTCCAGGTGAATGTGACGGGCACCTTGACACTGATCCGCGGCGTAGTGGCTCGAGGCGCACGTGTCATTTTTTTCTCCAGCGATACGGTCTACGGGGCTAGCGAGCAGTTGCTGAGCGAGGAAGCCGAACTGACGCCGGCCGGCGCTTATGGCGCGATGAAGCGCCGGGTGGAGGCCGAGCTCGGCGAGAATGCGGCCGTCAAGGTGATTCGGCTTTCCTACGTGTTCTCGCTCCGTGATCGATTTACTCAGTATTTGCTCGGTTGTGCGAAGGAAGGGAAGCGGGCCGACATATTCAAGCCTTTTTCGCGCTGTGTCGTGTACTTGAGCGACGTCGTGGAGGGGGTTGTTTCGCTGATCGAGCGCTGGGATGCGATCGACGAGCGAGTGATCAATTTCGTTGGGCCGGAGCTGGTCGCTCGCGAAGATTTCGTCGAAAAGATCAGAAATCTGGCGGCGCCGGAGCTGGATTATGGATTCAGCGAGCCCGAGGGCGATTTCTTCGTCAATCGACCTCGTATCATTAATGTAAGTTCTGCTCGTTTCGAGAAACTGCTGGGGCGGCGCCCCCGCAGTCTTGGCGAAGCGATTAATCTCGAGTTGTCTAATTAA
- a CDS encoding WcbI family polysaccharide biosynthesis putative acetyltransferase, producing MAQRKKYSVYGSCQAPALAKMLNSCPTFARDWELVEMEPCFVASEEQIDRHLAETIPKLDLFLYQPVSEGYRGEKYSSVFLRNSMPPGGNALSVQYMHWEGYHPTVNSPYGLPPHPEGYVDALIAGAVVMDVDKETYLRHLEEIGASLRIDIDEIESWCVDELKSREVGENDGGKQIDISVTDFILANCRQKRLFYTMNHPTAALMREIAARCMLALGYTYSDISFDQNLDPLDVTKMSLYPIYRDCFDFSELNRMNEYQVLYKKKAYEPYLLEQFEWFERSPKADVSAFFDRVAANRRWVRTALRRAFES from the coding sequence ATGGCACAACGAAAGAAATATTCGGTGTACGGCTCGTGTCAGGCGCCGGCGTTAGCCAAGATGCTGAACAGTTGTCCGACATTCGCCCGCGACTGGGAACTGGTGGAGATGGAGCCGTGCTTTGTCGCCAGCGAAGAGCAAATCGATCGTCATCTCGCGGAAACGATACCGAAGCTCGATCTATTTCTTTATCAACCTGTCTCGGAGGGGTACCGAGGAGAAAAGTACTCGTCGGTATTTCTGAGGAATAGCATGCCGCCGGGAGGGAACGCCTTGTCGGTGCAATACATGCATTGGGAAGGCTATCATCCCACCGTCAATTCACCATACGGTTTGCCGCCGCATCCGGAAGGTTATGTTGATGCCTTGATCGCGGGAGCCGTCGTCATGGATGTGGACAAGGAAACCTATCTCCGGCACTTGGAGGAGATCGGCGCGTCTCTACGCATCGATATCGACGAGATCGAAAGCTGGTGCGTCGACGAGCTGAAGTCTCGGGAAGTCGGTGAAAACGACGGTGGGAAGCAGATCGACATTTCCGTTACCGATTTTATTTTGGCTAACTGTCGTCAGAAGCGACTGTTCTACACGATGAATCATCCGACCGCGGCATTGATGCGCGAAATCGCGGCACGATGCATGCTGGCGCTCGGCTATACCTATTCGGATATCAGCTTTGATCAGAATCTCGATCCTCTGGATGTGACCAAGATGTCCTTGTATCCGATATATCGAGATTGCTTCGATTTTTCAGAATTGAACAGGATGAACGAGTATCAGGTGCTTTACAAGAAGAAGGCCTACGAACCGTATCTCCTGGAGCAGTTCGAGTGGTTTGAGCGCTCGCCGAAGGCCGACGTTTCCGCGTTCTTCGATCGTGTCGCCGCAAATCGTCGCTGGGTTCGAACGGCGTTGCGCAGGGCTTTTGAATCATGA
- a CDS encoding DUF4214 domain-containing protein encodes MKLAFFTPFHPACGPGFMSKAVVEHLKDYFDVTVFYQWHALHQPYEVEDVSVRIIEDDMDMEPVAREFDAVIYNLGNNEENHYSIFQCLKRLPGIVVLHDFVMQHGIVNDLFNRKQKSDLYYWLLAALYGKDGVRACHASALSYAGGVRGGWDSSSVASFPMFEVFSGLASACVVHSKFFENQLKPHFAGPILMTRNPYDLKRVPTEDVIETFYKVRGKAGGKVVFAAFGHMSPSKCIDRVLRVFGHSERLRKEARLILCGGASPEYDQYLRRLCADGDLGHCVEFRGSVSDTELYALQVEADVFVNLRQPNTEGQSGSLIEQLAAGKPVICYDTGCYGDLSEDVAYKVHSTTDFNELQRVFERLLNGVAERREVGLRGRAAALEYDCARYARDMFEFVFENREYLNAFQRRNFDGLRPLGVSGTTIDTRHPENYSRTQSIWGVLDGFVHHASSEALSLIPGDARHHYLSFLTQPYRPLVDSLLELSASDVPEVELEADGTSLYSTASAPVLNTSFWTKLKCPVSEHFAYIGYKKLLCRDPDLAGLRDYAEKLASETISRKEMILAMLRSTEFAERFGDIRKSSDYVSLIRWAGAQVA; translated from the coding sequence ATGAAGCTTGCATTCTTTACGCCGTTTCATCCGGCATGCGGCCCCGGCTTCATGTCGAAGGCCGTTGTCGAACATCTGAAAGACTATTTTGATGTTACGGTCTTCTATCAATGGCACGCTCTACATCAGCCTTACGAGGTTGAAGACGTCAGCGTTCGTATCATCGAAGACGATATGGACATGGAGCCTGTCGCCCGGGAGTTCGACGCGGTAATTTACAACCTGGGCAACAATGAAGAGAACCACTACTCTATCTTCCAGTGCCTGAAGAGGTTGCCGGGTATCGTCGTGCTGCACGATTTCGTGATGCAGCACGGGATCGTCAACGACCTGTTCAATCGTAAACAAAAATCCGATCTGTACTATTGGTTGCTGGCGGCGCTGTACGGAAAGGACGGCGTGCGGGCGTGTCATGCCAGTGCGCTGAGTTATGCGGGAGGTGTGCGCGGCGGGTGGGATTCGTCGTCGGTGGCCTCGTTTCCGATGTTCGAGGTGTTTTCCGGGCTCGCGTCGGCATGTGTGGTGCATTCGAAATTCTTCGAGAACCAGTTGAAACCGCACTTCGCCGGTCCGATTCTCATGACGCGGAATCCATACGATCTCAAACGTGTGCCTACCGAAGACGTGATCGAAACCTTCTACAAGGTTCGCGGGAAAGCGGGTGGGAAAGTCGTTTTTGCTGCGTTCGGTCATATGTCGCCGAGCAAGTGTATCGACCGGGTCCTGCGCGTCTTCGGCCACTCGGAGCGACTCAGGAAGGAAGCCCGGCTCATTCTCTGCGGTGGCGCCTCGCCCGAATACGATCAGTATCTGCGGCGCCTGTGCGCCGACGGCGATCTCGGTCATTGCGTCGAGTTTCGCGGTTCGGTCAGCGATACCGAGCTGTATGCGCTTCAGGTCGAGGCCGATGTATTCGTCAACCTCCGGCAGCCCAACACCGAGGGGCAGTCGGGATCGTTGATCGAACAGCTCGCGGCCGGCAAGCCGGTGATCTGCTACGACACGGGTTGTTATGGCGATCTGAGTGAAGACGTCGCGTATAAAGTACATAGCACGACCGATTTCAACGAACTTCAGCGTGTGTTCGAGCGTCTCCTAAACGGTGTTGCCGAGCGTCGAGAAGTGGGGTTGCGAGGCCGTGCGGCGGCACTGGAGTACGATTGTGCGCGTTATGCGCGCGACATGTTCGAGTTTGTCTTTGAGAATCGCGAGTATCTGAATGCGTTCCAGCGGCGGAATTTCGACGGATTGCGGCCTCTGGGTGTGTCCGGCACTACCATCGATACGCGGCATCCCGAAAACTATTCGAGGACGCAATCCATCTGGGGGGTGCTGGACGGCTTCGTTCACCATGCGTCATCGGAGGCGCTTTCCCTGATCCCCGGGGATGCGCGACATCACTACCTGTCCTTTTTGACCCAGCCGTATCGGCCGTTGGTCGACAGTCTCCTGGAATTGTCGGCGAGCGATGTTCCGGAAGTCGAGCTGGAGGCGGACGGGACGTCGTTGTATTCGACTGCATCGGCCCCGGTGCTGAACACGTCGTTCTGGACAAAGTTGAAATGTCCGGTCAGTGAGCACTTCGCTTATATCGGCTACAAGAAACTACTGTGTCGCGATCCGGACCTTGCCGGCCTTCGCGACTATGCGGAGAAGTTGGCGTCGGAAACGATATCGAGGAAGGAAATGATTCTGGCCATGCTCCGCTCTACCGAGTTTGCGGAGCGCTTTGGCGACATTCGGAAAAGCAGCGACTACGTCAGTCTTATCCGCTGGGCAGGCGCTCAAGTTGCCTAA